A single Myxococcales bacterium DNA region contains:
- a CDS encoding NAD(P)H-dependent oxidoreductase, with the protein MSPNFGGKMKVLLLVAHPALERSRMNRRLLDAVSALKGVTCHDLYEQYPDLGIDVKREQELLLAHDAVVFQSPFYWYSTPAILKEWQDLVLTHGWAYGAGGTALAGKVTFNALTTGGPAASYTASGHNRFSVRALLAPYEATAHLCGMRFLAPFVVHGVLRFRRDEDYDGPCHAYQRVIEALTQDRLDLDIAASLLQLDPEAGAIIRAPQEATEGRAF; encoded by the coding sequence GTGAGCCCGAATTTTGGGGGCAAGATGAAGGTCCTGTTGCTCGTCGCGCATCCTGCGCTCGAAAGGTCGCGCATGAACCGGCGGCTTCTCGACGCCGTGTCCGCGCTGAAGGGCGTAACCTGCCATGACCTTTACGAGCAGTACCCCGACCTCGGCATCGACGTGAAGCGAGAGCAAGAGTTGCTCCTGGCCCACGATGCGGTCGTGTTTCAGTCGCCGTTTTACTGGTACTCGACCCCCGCCATCCTCAAGGAATGGCAAGATCTGGTGCTGACACATGGCTGGGCCTATGGCGCGGGCGGAACGGCCTTGGCGGGCAAGGTCACCTTCAACGCGCTGACCACGGGGGGGCCTGCCGCCTCCTACACGGCTTCGGGGCACAACCGTTTTTCGGTGCGTGCGCTGCTGGCGCCTTACGAAGCCACGGCCCACCTGTGCGGGATGCGTTTTCTCGCCCCTTTCGTGGTGCACGGCGTTTTGCGTTTTCGCCGCGACGAGGACTACGACGGGCCCTGCCACGCTTACCAGCGCGTGATCGAAGCGTTGACCCAAGATCGACTCGACCTCGACATAGCCGCATCGTTGTTGCAGCTCGATCCCGAGGCGGGCGCGATCATCCGCGCCCCGCAGGAAGCCACGGAAGGAAGGGCGTTCTGA
- a CDS encoding NUDIX hydrolase → MSARFPDDPKPWQVLERTYLFQRPPWLTLRQDHVRLPNGQEIREYWVSEYPPWVNVVAVTQDQRLVLIRQYRHGLGAVHFELPAGVVDPEDPSLEVAARRELAEETGYGGGRWTPLCTLSANPALQTNLSYSFLAEGVEPLAEARPESTEDLRVHLVTYDEARALLVTDEMVQALHVAPLAKYLLTR, encoded by the coding sequence ATGAGCGCCCGATTTCCCGACGATCCCAAGCCTTGGCAGGTTCTCGAACGAACCTATTTGTTTCAGCGCCCGCCCTGGCTCACCCTCCGCCAGGACCACGTGCGGCTGCCGAACGGGCAAGAGATCCGAGAGTACTGGGTCTCGGAGTACCCACCCTGGGTGAACGTGGTGGCGGTAACCCAGGACCAGCGGCTGGTGCTCATTCGCCAGTATCGCCACGGGCTGGGCGCCGTGCACTTCGAGCTGCCTGCGGGGGTTGTCGATCCCGAAGACCCCTCTCTCGAGGTCGCCGCCCGCAGGGAGCTGGCCGAAGAAACGGGCTACGGAGGCGGGCGGTGGACGCCGCTGTGCACGCTGTCGGCGAACCCCGCCCTGCAAACCAATCTCTCCTACAGTTTCCTCGCGGAGGGTGTGGAGCCCCTGGCCGAGGCCCGCCCCGAGAGCACCGAGGACTTGCGCGTACACCTCGTCACGTACGACGAAGCCCGCGCGCTCCTCGTCACCGACGAAATGGTCCAGGCGCTGCACGTGGCGCCTTTGGCCAAGTACCTGCTTACACGTTGA
- a CDS encoding flavin reductase family protein, giving the protein MRFDPSTLPARDVYQLMIGLITPRPIAWISTLSAEGVPNLAPFSFFSGVGANPPTVVFSCVDRRDGTPKDTVRNLRVVPEFVVSAASFDQRVAVNETSAEFDYEVDEFAACGLTPVASEQVRPPRVGESRAHLECVVHQIVRVGDGPLAANLVIGRIVMVHADDAIVTAEGQIDAHKLDTIGRMGGASYARTTELFELPRPSGVRR; this is encoded by the coding sequence ATGCGCTTCGACCCTTCGACACTCCCGGCCCGCGATGTTTACCAGTTAATGATCGGGCTCATCACGCCGCGGCCGATCGCCTGGATCTCCACGCTGTCGGCGGAGGGGGTGCCAAACTTGGCCCCGTTCAGTTTCTTCAGTGGCGTGGGGGCCAATCCTCCGACTGTGGTGTTTTCGTGCGTGGATCGCCGCGACGGCACCCCCAAGGACACCGTGCGCAACCTCCGCGTCGTGCCGGAGTTCGTGGTGAGCGCGGCATCGTTCGACCAGCGGGTGGCGGTGAACGAAACCTCGGCCGAGTTCGACTACGAGGTCGACGAGTTTGCGGCCTGTGGTCTTACGCCCGTGGCCAGCGAGCAGGTGCGTCCGCCGCGGGTGGGCGAGAGCCGGGCCCACCTCGAGTGCGTGGTTCACCAGATCGTGCGCGTGGGCGACGGCCCCTTGGCGGCGAACCTCGTCATCGGGCGCATCGTGATGGTGCACGCCGACGACGCGATCGTCACGGCCGAAGGCCAGATCGATGCTCACAAACTCGATACGATCGGTCGCATGGGGGGCGCGAGCTACGCGCGCACCACGGAGCTGTTCGAGCTGCCCCGGCCTTCTGGCGTCCGGCGCTAG